A stretch of the Halomonas sp. CH40 genome encodes the following:
- the lexA gene encoding transcriptional repressor LexA, with the protein MSRPLTARQQNVYDFIVKTMGEFGYPPTRAEIAKALGFRSPNAAEEHLRALERKKVIRIIRNTSRGIRLPAQESAETTPSTPESQPLESAPVSTGNSGLPIIGEVAAGSPILATEHIDRYCPLPAEYFTPKADYLLRVRGLSMKDVGILEGDLLAVHRTEHVRDGQIVVARLDDEVTVKRFKRDGHLVQLLAENEDFLPINVDLRSQSLEIEGVGVGVIRGGSGQALG; encoded by the coding sequence ATGTCTCGTCCTTTGACTGCGCGCCAACAAAACGTTTATGACTTTATTGTCAAAACCATGGGTGAATTTGGTTACCCACCCACTCGCGCCGAGATTGCCAAGGCACTTGGCTTTCGCTCCCCGAATGCGGCGGAGGAACATCTCAGGGCACTAGAACGCAAGAAAGTGATTCGCATTATCCGCAATACCTCGCGGGGTATACGCCTACCGGCTCAGGAAAGCGCTGAAACCACGCCTTCAACTCCTGAAAGCCAGCCTCTGGAAAGCGCACCTGTCAGCACTGGCAACAGCGGCTTGCCAATTATCGGTGAGGTTGCTGCAGGCAGCCCGATACTGGCCACTGAGCATATTGATCGTTACTGCCCGTTGCCGGCTGAATACTTCACACCCAAAGCAGATTACCTGCTGCGGGTGCGCGGCCTGTCGATGAAGGACGTTGGTATTCTCGAAGGTGACCTACTGGCAGTCCATCGTACCGAGCACGTTCGCGACGGCCAGATCGTGGTTGCCCGGCTGGATGATGAAGTAACGGTCAAGCGTTTTAAACGCGATGGCCATCTGGTTCAGCTGCTGGCTGAAAATGAGGATTTCCTGCCAATCAACGTTGATCTGCGCTCTCAGTCGCTGGAAATTGAAGGCGTGGGGGTTGGCGTTATTCGAGGTGGCAGCGGACAAGCGTTGGGTTAA
- the nagZ gene encoding beta-N-acetylhexosaminidase produces MTHSVGPVMLDLEGSSLTSDERQLLQKDAVGGVILFARNIQSATQVRTLCDDIRQVRPDLLVAVDQEGGRVQRIKEGVTRLPPMALLGQRYQQDAAEGLALTRDAGWLLGMEMAACGLDITFAPVLDVDGGTSSVIGDRSFGQQPQQVAELGQALIQGLHDAGMAAVGKHFPGHGSVAEDSHIALPVDERPLSAIKQHDLVPFAQLANMLDGVMPAHVIYPAFDHRPAGFSPAWLGMLRESLNFKGCIFSDDLSMTGAHAAGSPAERANAALQAGCDMLLVCNDRGAALEVLDACIGKGTRRPMKLRYARARPTLESLSALGRWRRTHAKLEALAGSAK; encoded by the coding sequence ATGACGCACTCAGTTGGCCCGGTCATGCTTGACCTCGAAGGAAGCTCGTTAACGTCTGATGAACGTCAGCTGTTGCAGAAAGATGCCGTGGGTGGCGTCATTCTGTTTGCGCGTAACATTCAAAGTGCCACCCAGGTGCGAACCTTATGCGATGATATTCGCCAAGTGCGCCCTGATCTTCTGGTTGCGGTGGATCAGGAGGGCGGCCGGGTGCAGCGCATCAAGGAAGGCGTCACCCGCTTGCCGCCGATGGCCCTGCTTGGCCAGCGCTATCAGCAGGATGCGGCTGAAGGGCTAGCCCTGACACGGGATGCCGGCTGGTTGCTGGGCATGGAAATGGCCGCCTGCGGCTTGGATATTACCTTTGCTCCGGTATTGGACGTTGATGGGGGCACCTCAAGCGTGATTGGCGATCGTAGTTTTGGCCAACAACCGCAGCAGGTGGCCGAGCTTGGCCAAGCGCTGATTCAAGGCCTGCATGATGCCGGGATGGCGGCCGTCGGTAAGCATTTTCCCGGTCATGGCAGCGTGGCAGAAGACTCGCATATTGCCCTCCCGGTTGACGAACGCCCTTTGAGCGCTATCAAGCAGCATGATCTGGTGCCCTTTGCCCAACTGGCGAATATGCTGGATGGCGTCATGCCCGCCCATGTTATCTATCCTGCCTTTGATCATCGGCCTGCCGGGTTCTCACCGGCCTGGCTCGGTATGTTGCGTGAATCGCTCAACTTCAAAGGCTGTATTTTTTCTGATGACCTGAGCATGACCGGCGCTCATGCCGCAGGTTCACCCGCAGAGCGCGCCAACGCCGCCCTGCAGGCAGGCTGCGATATGCTATTAGTATGTAATGATCGCGGTGCAGCACTTGAAGTGCTTGATGCCTGCATCGGGAAGGGCACAAGACGACCCATGAAATTACGCTACGCCCGTGCGCGGCCAACGCTTGAATCACTGAGCGCCTTGGGGCGTTGGCGCCGCACCCATGCCAAGCTGGAAGCGCTGGCTGGCTCAGCTAAGTAA
- a CDS encoding L,D-transpeptidase, whose amino-acid sequence MRTPSLIELPPEAGKWIDVDITRQALTLWQGQTSGLCLPVSTGKAGTGQQDGSGQTPLGWHYVRAAIGSEAPPDAVFRGRRWTGEIYSAALSEQYPARDWILTRILWLCGLESGFNRGGKVDSQRRFIYIHGTPPTEPMGQPLSHGCIRLECQALLEVFAFAVPGTPVWIHL is encoded by the coding sequence ATGCGCACTCCCTCGCTGATTGAGCTTCCCCCTGAAGCGGGTAAGTGGATTGACGTCGATATTACACGCCAGGCATTAACCCTGTGGCAGGGGCAAACAAGTGGGCTTTGCTTGCCGGTCTCCACTGGCAAGGCGGGCACCGGCCAGCAGGATGGCAGTGGCCAGACCCCTTTGGGTTGGCACTATGTGCGGGCTGCCATTGGCAGCGAGGCGCCACCTGATGCGGTGTTTCGCGGCCGCCGCTGGACAGGGGAAATCTATTCAGCGGCCTTAAGTGAGCAGTATCCTGCAAGAGACTGGATTCTGACGCGCATCCTGTGGCTGTGTGGCCTGGAAAGTGGTTTTAATCGGGGCGGCAAGGTGGATTCACAGCGTCGCTTCATCTATATCCACGGTACGCCGCCTACTGAGCCGATGGGACAGCCGCTGTCGCATGGTTGCATCCGGCTTGAATGCCAGGCCTTGCTGGAGGTATTTGCTTTCGCGGTACCCGGAACGCCCGTCTGGATACATCTCTAA
- a CDS encoding kinase/pyrophosphorylase: MTRTAFFISDGTGITAESLGRSLLAQFENVEIKMLTKPYIDTLAKAHTLVEIIDATAVNDGEQPIIIDTIVDQDIRDVIRKATGFKVDIFSTFLKPLEQELNTHSSYSVGRTHSIGSDDVYMDRIHSVHFALDNDDGARTHQYDKADVILVGVSRCGKTPTSLYLALQFGIRAANYPLTEDDHDEDGVLKLPKALAPHRHKLFGLTIDARRLAAIRNERRPNSRYSSMDQCMQEVEQAESLYRSMHIPFIDTTRFSVEEISTRMIAETGLSRRFSPR, encoded by the coding sequence ATGACACGTACCGCTTTTTTTATTTCCGATGGCACCGGCATCACCGCTGAAAGCCTGGGGCGCAGCTTGCTGGCCCAGTTTGAAAATGTCGAAATCAAGATGCTGACCAAGCCATACATCGACACCCTGGCCAAGGCTCATACATTGGTTGAGATCATTGACGCCACGGCTGTCAATGATGGTGAGCAGCCCATCATTATCGATACCATCGTTGATCAGGACATTCGTGATGTCATTCGTAAAGCCACCGGCTTCAAGGTTGATATCTTCTCAACCTTCCTGAAACCTTTGGAGCAGGAACTGAACACTCATTCTTCCTACAGCGTAGGCAGAACCCATTCGATTGGCAGCGATGATGTGTATATGGACCGGATTCACTCGGTACATTTTGCCCTGGATAACGACGACGGTGCGCGTACTCATCAATACGACAAGGCTGATGTGATTCTGGTAGGCGTTTCACGCTGCGGTAAAACCCCCACTTCGCTGTATCTGGCGCTGCAGTTCGGTATTCGCGCCGCCAACTACCCGCTGACCGAAGATGACCACGATGAAGATGGCGTGCTCAAACTACCCAAGGCGCTGGCACCCCACCGGCACAAGCTGTTCGGGCTGACCATTGATGCGCGTCGCCTGGCGGCCATTCGCAATGAACGACGCCCCAACAGCCGCTATAGCTCCATGGATCAATGCATGCAGGAAGTTGAACAGGCAGAATCCTTGTATCGCAGCATGCATATTCCGTTTATCGACACGACACGCTTTTCCGTTGAGGAGATTTCCACCCGCATGATTGCTGAGACTGGCCTGTCACGGCGTTTCTCACCTCGATAA
- a CDS encoding TetR/AcrR family transcriptional regulator, whose amino-acid sequence MAQLDTVTRILDTAEVLFAERGFAETSLRNITSKAKVNLAAVNYHFGSKKALIQSVFSRYLDPFSERFHSALDALEERYQGRVIPLEVLLETMAETVLSVPAERNSLKVFMRLLGLAYSQAQGHLRRFIQEQYGDVFTRFTELVRQATPELPDAERFWRLHFMLGTVIFTLSGLDALRDIAQKDYQEHVSVRDLVRRLRPVVVAAMNAPLPASVESEHKALESKEHNNAHSLAD is encoded by the coding sequence ATGGCCCAGCTCGACACAGTGACACGCATCCTCGACACTGCTGAAGTCCTTTTTGCTGAGCGCGGCTTTGCTGAAACATCGCTGCGCAACATTACCAGCAAGGCCAAGGTCAACTTGGCCGCGGTCAACTACCATTTCGGCTCCAAGAAGGCGCTGATCCAGTCAGTGTTTTCACGCTATCTGGACCCCTTCAGTGAGCGTTTTCATAGCGCTTTGGATGCGCTGGAAGAGCGCTATCAGGGGCGCGTCATTCCGCTTGAAGTGCTGCTGGAAACCATGGCGGAGACGGTTCTGTCGGTGCCTGCCGAGCGCAACAGCCTGAAGGTGTTCATGCGCCTTCTGGGGTTGGCCTACAGCCAGGCGCAGGGCCACCTGCGGCGGTTTATTCAGGAGCAATATGGCGATGTGTTCACCCGCTTTACCGAACTTGTGCGCCAGGCCACCCCTGAACTGCCGGATGCTGAGCGTTTCTGGCGGCTGCATTTCATGCTGGGAACGGTGATTTTTACCCTTTCCGGCCTGGATGCGCTGAGAGATATCGCTCAGAAAGACTATCAGGAGCATGTTTCCGTGCGCGATCTGGTACGCCGCCTGCGCCCTGTGGTGGTGGCGGCCATGAATGCACCGTTGCCCGCCTCCGTTGAGTCAGAACACAAGGCGCTCGAGAGCAAGGAACACAACAATGCGCACTCCCTCGCTGATTGA
- a CDS encoding hypoxanthine-guanine phosphoribosyltransferase — protein sequence MAKLDNETLASRDSMRELMDDADCLITQQQVEHALDRMAEEISRDLGDKLPVFYCVMNGGLITTGHLLTRLGFPLEVDYIHATRYRSELRGGDLFWRVSPEVPMAGRHVVIIDDILDEGATLAAILEYCKEAQAASISTAVLVDKQHDRKAAPGLKADYCGLEVADRFVFGFGMDYKGYWRNAPGIFAPKGL from the coding sequence ATGGCCAAGTTAGATAATGAAACACTGGCTTCGCGCGACTCCATGCGCGAGCTGATGGATGATGCGGACTGCCTGATTACCCAGCAGCAGGTAGAGCACGCCCTCGACCGCATGGCCGAAGAAATCAGCCGGGATCTCGGCGACAAGTTGCCGGTTTTTTATTGCGTGATGAACGGTGGTCTGATCACCACCGGGCACCTGTTGACCCGCCTGGGTTTCCCGCTAGAAGTCGACTATATCCACGCGACCCGCTACCGCAGTGAACTGCGCGGGGGGGATCTGTTCTGGCGTGTTTCACCTGAAGTCCCGATGGCAGGGCGCCATGTGGTGATCATTGACGATATTCTTGATGAAGGGGCAACGCTGGCGGCTATTCTTGAATATTGCAAAGAAGCCCAGGCGGCGAGTATCAGTACGGCGGTGCTGGTTGATAAGCAGCATGACCGTAAGGCAGCGCCTGGGTTGAAAGCCGATTACTGCGGCCTGGAAGTCGCAGACCGCTTTGTATTCGGCTTCGGGATGGATTACAAGGGCTACTGGCGTAACGCCCCAGGGATCTTTGCACCCAAAGGTCTTTGA